In the genome of Fusarium fujikuroi IMI 58289 draft genome, chromosome FFUJ_chr02, one region contains:
- a CDS encoding probable ACC deaminase — protein sequence MTVVTLPEPFASIPRENFLFGASPLQPLPRISAALGGKVNVYAKREDCNSGLAYGGNKVRKLEYLAAEAQAQGCDTLVSIGGVQSNHTRAVTAVATKLGLKAATVQEHWVDWEDPGYEKVGNIQLSRLMGGDVRLDPSTFGIEHKTTLAKLTDELKSNGRKPYYIPAGASDHPLGGLGFARWAFEVEAQEKELGIFFDTIIVCAVTGSTFAGMIAGFKLAQKNGSPARKIIGIDASGKVQQTFDQVLRIAKSTAAKIGLSEDDITAEDVILDPNYNAKIYGIPDETTIEAMKFGAATEAFITDPVYEGKSLAGMMDLIKTGKIASGNVLYAHLGGQLALNAYSSL from the exons ATGACTGTTGTTACTCTTCCCGAACCCTTTGCTAGCATCCCCCGAGAGAACTTTCTCTTCGGCGCATCGCCTCTTCAGCCCCTCCCCAGAATATCCGCTGCTCTCGGTGGAAAGGTCAACGTCTATGCGAAGCGCGAGGACTGCAACTCCGGTCTCGCCTACGGCGGTAACAAAGTCCGAAAGCTAGA GTACCTCGCCGCCGaggcccaagcccaaggctgTGATACCCTCGTCTCCATCGGCGGCGTCCAGTCCAACCACACCCGCGCCGTAACCGCCGTCGCTACAAAGCTCGGTCTCAAAGCCGCCACCGTTCAAGAACACTGGGTTGACTGGGAAGACCCCGGCTATGAAAAGGTCGGTAACATTCAGCTCTCGCGACTCATGGGCGGTGATGTGAGGCTCGACCCTTCGACATTCGGAATTGAGCACAAGACAACCCTCGCCAAGCTCACAGATGAGCTCAAGAGCAACGGCCGCAAGCCATACTACATCCCCGCTGGAGCTTCAGACCATCCCCTCGGCGGTCTAGGCTTCGCACGATGGGCATTTGAAGTTGAAGCCCAAGAGAAGGAACTAGGAATCTTCTtcgacaccatcatcgtATGCGCCGTAACAGGCTCTACATTCGCCGGCATGATCGCCGGCTTCAAACTCGCCCAGAAGAACGGCTCTCCCGCGCGCAAGATCATCGGCATCGACGCCTCTGGCAAAGTCCAGCAGACATTCGACCAAGTCCTGCGCATCGCCAAGTCCACAGCCGCCAAGATCGGCCTCAGCGAGGACGACATCACAGCGGAGGACGTGATCCTCGACCCCAACTATAACGCCAAGATCTATGGTATCCCTGACGAGACGACCATCGAGGCTATGAAGTTTGGCGCTGCTACGGAGGCGTTCATCACGGATCCTGTGTATGAGGGCAAGAGTTTGGCGGGCATGATGGACTTGATCAAGACGGGAAAGATTGCGAGTGGGAATGTGCTTTATGCTCATTTGGGAGGCCAATTGGCGCTTAATGCTTATTCTTCCCTGTGA
- a CDS encoding related to short-chain dehydrogenase/reductase family protein, putative: MPCQKNQKPSPTVPSRDMSPLPDFWLPVFWKNQFRTTIELPTREKYPQVEGSTAIITGSNTGLGFEASKQLLSLGLSHLIMGVRSLEKGKVAAEKLRTIAPSARIDVWQLDMQSYDSIQNFAKRCDAELSRIDFVILNAGLSPNNFELVPGTGHEVGIQVNHLSTALLTVLLIPILKTKISGHGAPRLTTVNSLTAHLCKFPNKDERTLLASFDDPKITPWSSQERYGVSKLLNQLFLVRLCEKVNSGDVTINMVDPGLTKGTNLGGHHEMGGVAGALAGAFFAICGRPVDRGAASYTNAVCGHGKESHGCFLMSCEIAPLAGWFYTHGDVLVDQVWDETLEELDFAGVKGIVSDL, translated from the exons atGCCGTGTCAAAAGAACCAAAAGCCCTCACCTACCGTCCCTTCGAGAGACATGTCTCCCCTCCCAGATTTCTGGCTCCCAGTCTTCTGGAAGAACCAATTCCGCACCACCATCGAACTTCCCACCAGAGAGAAATACCCCCAAGTCGAAGGCAGCACAGCCATCATCACCGGCTCAAACACAGGTCTTGGTTTCGAAGCTTCTAAGCAGCTTCTCTCCTTAGGTCTATCTCATCTCATAATGGGAGTGAGATCTCTTGAAAAGGGCAAAGTTGCGGCTGAGAAGCTGAGAACGATCGCCCCGTCTGCTAGGATTGATGTTTGGCAACTTGATATGCAATCTTATGATTCTATCCAGAATTTTGCCAAGAGATGTGACGCTGAGCTTTCTCGCATCGACTTTGTTATTCTTAACGCTGGACTCTCACCTAACAACTTCGAACTTGTGCCTGGTACAGGTCATGAAGTTGGTATTCAAGTCAACCACCTCAGCACCGCTCTTCTCACagtccttctcatccccaTCCTCAAGACCAAAATCTCAGGCCACGGAGCACCTCGTCTCACCACAGTAAACTCTCTCACAGCCCACCTCTGCAAGTTCCCCAACAAAGATGAACGCACACTCCTTGCATCCTTCGACGACCCCAAAATCACACCATGGAGTTCTCAAGAACGATACGGTGTATcgaagcttctcaaccagCTCTTCCTCGTACGACTTTGTGAAAAGGTCAATTCTGGTGATGTGACTATCAACATGGTTGACCCAGGTCTTACAAAGGGTACTAATCTTGGAGGCCATCATGAAATGGGTGGCGTTGCTGGAGCGCTTGCAGGGGCGTTCTTTGCGATTTGTGGAAGGCCTGTTGATAGAGGCGCTGCGAGCTATACTAATGCTGTTTGTGGGCATGGGAAGGAGTCTCATGGGTGTTTTTTGATGAGTTGTGAGATTGCACC TTTGGCAGGTTGGTTTTATACACATGGCGATGTCTTGGTTGATCAGGTTTGGGACGAGACACTGGAGGAGTTGGACTTTGCAGGCGTCAAAGGCATTGTGTCTGATTTATGA